The Diachasmimorpha longicaudata isolate KC_UGA_2023 chromosome 2, iyDiaLong2, whole genome shotgun sequence genome segment ACTCAGTTTcatgagtgaaaaattcactgtCGTTTGAAAGAAATTCCGTTCGTCTTctcgaggggaaaaaaatgctcGACAAATATTTGAagctattaattttatttcatttcactttttttgtgGAGTACGAGCGATCCAGGTTATTAAAAGGGGGAGAGTAAGAGGATATTTATGGAGAATTCATGGGCATAGGGGGAGAATAACCTTCGCAGGAACTTGGAAAATGTACAGCCGAGGTATTTCATatctattttcattaaaaaagaaattcaattCCCCATGAATTTCcgcgataaaattttttccccgctgATTCTAcggcgatttaaaaaaattttgattatttttccttggAAAGTATCGGAGAAGATGATGATGCATAATTAATTACTGCAATATTATCACCCGGGAGttcagggaaaatattttcaagaaaaGTTGACCCTGAAAATGAGGGGATTTAACTGGCTTGACTGAATTTCCATTCACCTTCTTCCCCAATAaccaaaatttaattctctcaACCATAATTTATGTACATTTCAGGCAGTGATATATCTATATCCACCAGAGGGTACGCAGACTCGAGTTATATAGATGTACCAACCGCGTTCGATATTGGATTCGCAGGTGAAGTGTGACGACCCACCGGGAAATTCCTTTCGCCCCGATGGCTTCCATATTTCGATTCAATCCAGAGAAGTACTAATATTAAATCACTCTGGCATCGAATTCAATAAACGCACTAAAATAATATATCTCCAAGATAAGTAATAAATCGCGTCCAAATATTCCTTCATTCAGAATTTgccattcattaaaaattctctttgaCTTTCCTACAGATGCTAATGCCCCTCCGAAGTATTTTTGCTGAAAATACCCAAACGGAAtcaatacaaaaaattaattaatactttTTATCACCCAAAGGCGTCAGCCTGACGTCATAACCGAATTTTCAAAGGATCTGGAGCACAAGAGGAAAATCCTGGTCTCCTGACATTTGTTGATTCTCCTCAGAGCAATTGTCgcaaaaaatgtagaaatgtCCCAGTggacacagaaaaaaattaatattttttcccatccCACGGTCTCACCCCCGTTTTTTAATCGAATTTTGCCAAAAAAATGAggccaaaaaaatatatcaacagTCAGTTCAACTCACCTCATCCTCCTCCACATTTTCCTCAATATTCTTCTCTGATTACGAACAgcctgaataaataaatcttcaACACGATGTAATGGGTATAATTAACATTGACTAAAACATCGATAACACTcgggaatgaaaattcaaagtgGATTGATGCCACTCGTGTGCGTCCTGGTCCAACAGTTGCGCGTCAAAGACTGAAGTCAGACGGTGTGAGGGCGATTTAAAAGTACGTGCAACGGAGCCCCACCGAAGTTTGCCGAACCACTCCGATTGTACCGTTTTAAAACACCACCTATTTTACATCGCTGTTTTCGTGGTGAATTGTTATTACGTGAAGTGCATCGTTTAAACGTGAATAATACTGAGTGGCTGTGGAATTATTAGCATCGCGAGAAAAAAGGGTAATTCGGAGAgaattttccttttgtttTCATCGCCCTCGGCGCTCAATTGTCGATTGTTAAATTAGAATAGATATTTTCCCGAGCCTAGTAGGCCTAGTTCGAATTCTATTATCACTggattaattgaatgaatgaggGAGATTTAGGGAGACTTGAGGGCGTACCGGAGATATTTACCATTCCGTTTCATATTAGAGGACCCCATTTGCTCCACTAGTGCCCCAGATTCGGGGGGCGAAGCTCCGAAcagtgaaaatttcattccttTCTATCTTGAGAATTCGGAATCCACGACAGGAAAAGTTTTTTACTGGAAATTTCCCTGACTTTCGAATGAACTCGTTAAAATCGACATTTCACACATTTTTCCACTTGACTGTcgggaaaattaataacataAAGGAGAGAATGAGCGCAAAGTAGTTGGCAAATGAAGGCATTGTCACGGAATGCTATTTTCAAATACTTCAACTTTTCATTACCTTCAATTCTCTCCAACACctcgaaaaatttgttaatcAGCGTGCGCTATTTTTACCCTCAAAACTACTAATAAATACTGATTGCAAAAATCAACGGTTCAATGTCTAGCCGATGTACAGCGTCGTTTAAACTTAAAATTTatacgataataaataatgacggGACAGCGACGCATAATttacacattaaaaaaaatataaaactccCCTCTTGACGTCTTTTCCATCAAAATCTCTGgcactgtgaaaaaaaaacccaaaggACTCGAATGTCCTCAAAAACTTTAGTTAACAGGAAATTGTATATTCCATAATTTGTAACCCTTGAGTGTTGTACGAAATGCCCGATGTTATGGTCTGGAAAATGTGATTGGCCATGCATACGTGACATTTGGATCCTAGACTGACAAAAAAAGTCAGCATTTAGAGCGGATATGGTAGACGGAGACCTGGAGGTAAATGGGCCATGCTATTCATTTGTGGTCCACAGTAAGCCGTTGGCAATACACAGTAAGGACAACTTCCTACTGCGTCTCGGGGCCTGAGACACGACTAGAGGAATAAATACACCCGGCAATATTCCCACAATTCGATCGCGCGTGCCTTCGGTGTACATTCCGTCGTAAAACTCCACTAACGGAGAGTTAGAGACCTCTCGGCAATTCCCATTGGCTCTGGCCGAGTGCCTCAGCACACCGGTACAGGGATTCAATTGGTACTACCGTGGGTGTTAAATATCCCGACAATGCAACCtgattcaacaaattttttttctagttctACAACAAAATAGGAAGAGCCACCGATGTCAAGGCATTTGTTTGGTGGTCACTGTACGcaatcattaaataaataaaatgacgagtcgtagaaattaattatgataaaaCCCAGTGAGAAATGGGTTTATTCACTCCATGCTGATTAACTCAACTTGTTTAATTAGTGTAAAATGATGGGAGATTGAGACGGCTCTATTTTTAAACTTATTTAGTAATCGCcattcataaaatttccccTCAATTACCCCCGGAGTGCCTTGCAATTCCCGACATTCAAAGAGATGAAGAATTGCGGCAATTAAAATTTCCCTTTTCCACTATTAGTTTTCACACCAGGATTTTACTCACATTTCCACTTCCCTCGAACAATCACCTTTTCCTTATTTCCGTGTCTGATGTGATATTTACACGGCGGAAAATAAAGCACAATGAAGGCCCTTatgcatcataaattttaataaactcttatcttttttcattcgccggttgaatttttttcatcgttaaaAAATGCAGGACTGAAGAACTTTTCTTACGAAACGAGATCGTGATATCAGGGCGTTGAAAACCCCCTAGCGTTGTAGGAACAGcatagaataaaatatttaagtcatgaaaaataatggatcgaataatgaaatgataaaatgaGATGAGTCGACGCAAACTTTGAAATGATGATCGGTGTTTAATTACTACCGGATGTCTATAAAATACGCTATTGATCAGATTCAATGAGGGATCGTGTTAACACACGAGGAAAtccctaaaaaaattctattgataGGGGGAATTATCGTACTTGAAGATATGCAATGCCAAactttggataaaaattattctatcgttctataaaaatatatcattaGTTATTGTTTCCTCATGTCTGCCCCGAAATCTAACGAACTCCCCGGCCATCgaccaaatgaaaattttttaatcgaacgAGTGTCCCCGGGCGCGAGCATTGACATTGGGAAATAATCGAAGATACCCAGGTGGCATTAGTTGAGCCCACACCTCCAGCTGGACATTCCGTTATTCACCCACTCCTGGAACAACCATTTAAAAGGATTTAAGATTTAAAAGGCGTAGCGCGCACCACAAGCCAGTTAAACTCGAAATCCTGACATTTTTCGAGTGGTATCGATACATCGATCTGTCCCCCACCTGGGAGATCCCTTCAGATGAGTCCCAAACACTCTCTCCCCGGTGCCTAAATCAGATAAAATGATCAACATCAATTGACATCATCACTGTCACGATGTCATCACAACGTCACGTCGTCTGacccaacatttttttatcccctGATCCCCAGCGTTGGGCCAGTCCATcgcgatgattttttaatggagaagCAAATAAACTCATTGATTATGTATTGAGCTCATATTGTTGATAATATTGGTTctgtattgaatttatttttaatccataacataaaaatttttttgattcacataacttgataaataaatttctaaaaatcaataaaacaaCAGTAATTCATTATCAAgacttgaataataatttttattcgataattAGTCCCTAGATATgtgtaataatgaaaaaatgaaagtctCCCATCCGAACTACTCACAACTCCGGCGCCTGTATTGCGCCAGTAGTGATACAATGAATCCCTGAAATTTACATACTTATTTATCATCATTTCTACCATTTGAGAATTTATGTCTCGGGGATATGCGACGAGAGCACAAGATAAGATGGCCTTACAGTTAACGTGGTCTCTGGTGCAATGAACTTGACTAGTTGTGCCGTGAGAGGGTTGGCGAGAGAGGAAGGCGTAGGAGCCCAACAACCAGAGGTATAATACAGAAGGAAGACGTTGTCCCGGCGGGCCAACACCGTGTGGCTTGCGGTCACTATTCATATTCGTGCTGGGCATAACACACAACCTCCACTCGTACATTCGCGCATTACAGTCCTGACCGTGACCACTTGGTATACATCCCTCTCGACGGCGCACTGTAGACTCTTTCCTTCAGTGTTTACGTTCTCGTTGGGTGATAGGTGCTAATTCATCGTCGGCTTAGGCGTCTCTTAGAGGAGATTAGGGTCGCTTTTTCTGGCGACTCTGGCTATTTTTAGATCGTGAATTGCTCACTTTTTCCCTTCACATGCGGCTTTTCAGGGATGGAAATTGACGTTGGAGCAGGGTGTTCTTCAAGATCTCCAGGGAAACAACGATGCAAggattgaaacaaaaaattacttcGGTTATAGAAGTGCctacaaaataatgaaaatttttagaagaatatattttatgaaattccaGGAGATACCAAATTATctcaaagaaataattttttctgatgGCAAAGGGAAATGtagtcattatttttaatccacGAAATAATTTTCGTGGAGCAATCTACAGGGAGTACGGCGACGCTGCAGCTTCCTGCTacgaaaaatgcaattttttcaaaaattaaatttaaaaatttgtaattttttccgcacctaaaaaaaaataattagagtTCCTACGTAATATCTTCGGTGCTATGAACAGTCTCATTCCCGCGAAGGTTCAACAGTCATAAATAATTGAGCATCTAATCATCACCGACAGCAGATGCATTCAAACAAATTCATCTAGTTAACCACACCACGAGGCCTTTCATCATCATAACACGAGAATGATAAAGCAAAAATCGAAGGGATAATGAAATCAACGGATAGAAAAAGATCCATGAAACCCGAGAACGTGCACGTGTTACCGTCCCCGGTGATGTTACTGAAAAACTCGACGTACGTTTCAATAGCATGAGTATCAAAATACCCACTCATGTGGTTGTCGAATATGGATAATTAGTGTACTGATCATAATTGGCGATCAAGTGTTCtccatttatcaaaattatacaGAAacagaatttaataaaaatcagtgaaaaaaggagaaaattaattgcgcGCTCAGACATGATTTACGGACTTTATGAAATTGTTAGACGAccatgaaatttattatttattatatataattattcgtaaataatgattaattatgaaaataatagaTAACTCTGCGCGAAATATAATTTGATTGACACAGggtatttatttctttgaatttttcacgcacaatttaattgataattgataCTTGGGTATCTTTAAGCTCTGGCCATGCCTCGAAATCGAAACGAGCTTCTGTAAAAGGTTTGAATGAAATTTGCGGCGGGGGAATCCCAAGAAATTCGGCAGTGCATTTCAGTCGCTTCTACGACTCCCCAGCCACTGACAAGGACATTCTCCAAGGAACAAGGTCAAAATTCACTGGGCAGATGCTCCACAAGTGAGTGGGAATTAtcctaattaataattaaggaTGATTCCTCAAAAGGGACAAAGCTCAACATCCGGTGGATTAATTTAGATTGGAGAGCCTCTCGGGGACTAAGGATTATTCAGCCGAAGTGGCTGCTATGATTAGAACGGTTTCCGAGCCTCCGAATTTCTCGGTAAATGAAGGGCAATTTAGGAGCCATTGCACCGATATTCCTACATAGGCAAATTACAATTTGCAAAATCAATCTATTGATATAATTGACGAAGGTatagttttttaattccatGTGAGATGCGAGTGCCACCCAGAGATAATTACCAAGGAGCCGAGGTCCACCGAGTCGTCTATCCGCTCTGGTACAGAGAGCCCAGCGCAACAACTTGAGTAGCACCAATAGTGTCCCAACACGCCCCATCCAATGGGTTTGTATCAGCCGAGTAATTCGCACAAGGCGGGCACCCCCGAGACCATGCGATATTCATGATGCCATCTTATG includes the following:
- the LOC135172732 gene encoding uncharacterized protein LOC135172732 isoform X2 — encoded protein: MKSTDRKRSMKPENVHVLPSPVMLLKNSTSGHASKSKRASVKGLNEICGGGIPRNSAVHFSRFYDSPATDKDILQGTRSKFTGQMLHKLESLSGTKDYSAEVAAMIRTVSEPPNFSFFNSM
- the LOC135172732 gene encoding uncharacterized protein LOC135172732 isoform X1; its protein translation is MKSTDRKRSMKPENVHVLPSPVMLLKNSTSGHASKSKRASVKGLNEICGGGIPRNSAVHFSRFYDSPATDKDILQGTRSKFTGQMLHKLESLSGTKDYSAEVAAMIRTVSEPPNFSMRVPPRDNYQGAEVHRVVYPLWYREPSATT